A single Syngnathus acus chromosome 8, fSynAcu1.2, whole genome shotgun sequence DNA region contains:
- the mcoln1b gene encoding mucolipin-1b isoform X2, with product MASPRCTQELSTENDRLLSPKGLSYGSQNLLGDGQMSSDLHQHHDEEEEEALRRKLKYFFMSPCDKYHAKGRKPFKLGLQLLKIIIVTVQLVLFGLSNQMVVTFKEENTATFKHLFLKNYQDNTPQAVHTQKELHSHINFAIEQYLALPQISLGQYAYVQGVGFNGSALSLCQRYYRRGAIVPVNDTFDIDPHVITDCIGIDPPAFGFDPGKSDYRNFTLNFYKLINVTVDFQLKAINIQTIINNEIPNCYTFAITILMDNRAHSGKVKISLQNRASIKECKDPNVSGHAENYARVFFDVLVALVCLLSLLLCGRSILRGVLLQHEYAQFFQTRLGRGVSCGDRMEFINGWYILLIVSDMFTIIGSFIKIGIESKNLSSYDSCAILLGTSTLLVWVGVIRYLSFFQKYNILIVTLRAAFPNVIRFCCCAAAIYLGYCFCGWIVLGPYHTKFRSLPMVSECLFSLINGDDMFVTFAEMEQTGTLVWIFSQVYLYTFISLFIYMVLSLFIALITGAYDTIMAQTQEQVRITDLQAFIAECTDTPCSGKFRGPEGSSCSFFCCCDW from the exons ATGGCATCACCGAGGTGCACTCAGGAGCTTTCCACAG AGAATGACAGGCTACTCTCTCCCAAGGGTCTTAGCTATGGGTCGCAGAACCTTCTTGGGGATGGACAAATGAGCTCTGATCTGCACCAGCATCacgatgaagaggaggaagaagcccTGAGGAGGAAGCTTAAATATTTCTTCATGAGCCCTTGTGATAAATATCATGCCAAGGGACGCAAACCATTCAAGTTAGGACTGCAGCTGCTCAAAATCATCATTGTTACAGTGCAG TTGGTGCTGTTTGGGCTAAGCAACCAGATGGTTGTGACctttaaagaagaaaacacaGCCACATTCAAACATCTCTTCCTGAAGAATTACCAGGACAACACTCCACAGGCTGTTCACACGCAGAAAGAACTGCACAGCCACATCAACTTTGCCATTGAGCAG TATCTAGCTCTGCCTCAGATCTCACTGGGACAGTATGCTTATGTACAAGGTGTCGGCTTCAATGGAAGTGCACTCTCGCTCTGCCAGAGGTATTACAGGAGGGGCGCCATCGTCCCAGTCAATGACACTTTTGACATCGATCCTCATGTTATCACCG ACTGCATCGGAATCGATCCGCCGGCTTTTGGTTTTGACCCTGGAAAAAGTGACTACAGAAACTTCACTCTCAATTTTTACAA GCTGATCAACGTCACGGTTGACTTCCAGCTGAAGGCTATCAACATACAGACCATCATAAACAATGAAATACCAAACTGCTACACCTTTGCGATCACG ATCCTCATGGATAACCGAGCTCACAGTGGCAAAGTTAAGATCAGTTTACAGAACCGAGCCTCCATAAAGGAATGCAAGGATCCTAATGTTTCCGGACATG CGGAGAACTACGCCCGAGTGTTCTTCGATGTGTTGGTCGCTCTCGTTTGTCTGCTTTCTCTGTTGCTGTGTGGACGCTCCATCCTCAGAGGTGTTCTTCTGCAGCAC GAATACGCACAGTTTTTCCAGACCAGACTTGGCCGTGGTGTGAGCTGCGGAGACCGAATGGAGTTCATCAACGGCTGGTATATCCTCCTCATTGTCAGTGACATGTTTACAATCATCGGCAGCTTCATCAAAATTGGAATTGAATCCAAG AATTTGTCATCATATGACTCATGCGCAATCCTGCTGGGAACGTCCACACTTTTAGTGTGGGTGGGAGTCATCCGCTATCTCAGCTTCTTTCAAAAATACAAC ATCTTGATTGTGACGCTCAGAGCGGCATTCCCCAATGTCATCCGCTTCTGTTGCTGTGCAGCCGCTATATATTTGGGATACTGCTTCTGCGGATGGATCGTCCTGGGACCGTATCATACCAAG TTCCGCTCCCTGCCCATGGTATCCGAGTGCCTCTTTTCCCTCATCAACGGCGACGACATGTTTGTGACGTTCGCCGAGATGGAGCAAACCGGCACGCTGGTGTGGATCTTCAGCCAGGTCTACCTTTACACCTTCATCTCCCTCTTCATCTACATGGTGCTGTCACTCTTCATCGCGCTCATCACCGGAGCCTACGACACTATTATG GCCCAAACGCAAGAGCAGGTTCGCATCACTGATCTTCAGGCATTCATCGCTGAGTGCACCGACACACCTTGCTCCGGCAAGTTCCGAGGTCCTGAGGGGTCGTCGTGCTCTTTTTTCTGCTGCTGTGATTggtga
- the mcoln1b gene encoding mucolipin-1b isoform X1 produces MASPRCTQELSTENDRLLSPKGLSYGSQNLLGDGQMSSDLHQHHDEEEEEALRRKLKYFFMSPCDKYHAKGRKPFKLGLQLLKIIIVTVQLVLFGLSNQMVVTFKEENTATFKHLFLKNYQDNTPQAVHTQKELHSHINFAIEQYLALPQISLGQYAYVQGVGFNGSALSLCQRYYRRGAIVPVNDTFDIDPHVITDCIGIDPPAFGFDPGKSDYRNFTLNFYKLINVTVDFQLKAINIQTIINNEIPNCYTFAITILMDNRAHSGKVKISLQNRASIKECKDPNVSGHAENYARVFFDVLVALVCLLSLLLCGRSILRGVLLQHEYAQFFQTRLGRGVSCGDRMEFINGWYILLIVSDMFTIIGSFIKIGIESKNLSSYDSCAILLGTSTLLVWVGVIRYLSFFQKYNVRHSNHTFGFVSPKECESYCFLLFYFSTQILIVTLRAAFPNVIRFCCCAAAIYLGYCFCGWIVLGPYHTKFRSLPMVSECLFSLINGDDMFVTFAEMEQTGTLVWIFSQVYLYTFISLFIYMVLSLFIALITGAYDTIMAQTQEQVRITDLQAFIAECTDTPCSGKFRGPEGSSCSFFCCCD; encoded by the exons ATGGCATCACCGAGGTGCACTCAGGAGCTTTCCACAG AGAATGACAGGCTACTCTCTCCCAAGGGTCTTAGCTATGGGTCGCAGAACCTTCTTGGGGATGGACAAATGAGCTCTGATCTGCACCAGCATCacgatgaagaggaggaagaagcccTGAGGAGGAAGCTTAAATATTTCTTCATGAGCCCTTGTGATAAATATCATGCCAAGGGACGCAAACCATTCAAGTTAGGACTGCAGCTGCTCAAAATCATCATTGTTACAGTGCAG TTGGTGCTGTTTGGGCTAAGCAACCAGATGGTTGTGACctttaaagaagaaaacacaGCCACATTCAAACATCTCTTCCTGAAGAATTACCAGGACAACACTCCACAGGCTGTTCACACGCAGAAAGAACTGCACAGCCACATCAACTTTGCCATTGAGCAG TATCTAGCTCTGCCTCAGATCTCACTGGGACAGTATGCTTATGTACAAGGTGTCGGCTTCAATGGAAGTGCACTCTCGCTCTGCCAGAGGTATTACAGGAGGGGCGCCATCGTCCCAGTCAATGACACTTTTGACATCGATCCTCATGTTATCACCG ACTGCATCGGAATCGATCCGCCGGCTTTTGGTTTTGACCCTGGAAAAAGTGACTACAGAAACTTCACTCTCAATTTTTACAA GCTGATCAACGTCACGGTTGACTTCCAGCTGAAGGCTATCAACATACAGACCATCATAAACAATGAAATACCAAACTGCTACACCTTTGCGATCACG ATCCTCATGGATAACCGAGCTCACAGTGGCAAAGTTAAGATCAGTTTACAGAACCGAGCCTCCATAAAGGAATGCAAGGATCCTAATGTTTCCGGACATG CGGAGAACTACGCCCGAGTGTTCTTCGATGTGTTGGTCGCTCTCGTTTGTCTGCTTTCTCTGTTGCTGTGTGGACGCTCCATCCTCAGAGGTGTTCTTCTGCAGCAC GAATACGCACAGTTTTTCCAGACCAGACTTGGCCGTGGTGTGAGCTGCGGAGACCGAATGGAGTTCATCAACGGCTGGTATATCCTCCTCATTGTCAGTGACATGTTTACAATCATCGGCAGCTTCATCAAAATTGGAATTGAATCCAAG AATTTGTCATCATATGACTCATGCGCAATCCTGCTGGGAACGTCCACACTTTTAGTGTGGGTGGGAGTCATCCGCTATCTCAGCTTCTTTCAAAAATACAACGTAAGACATTCAAATCATACATTTGGTTTTGTCTCTCCGAAGGAATGTGAATCTTATTGTTTCctgcttttctatttttccaCCCAGATCTTGATTGTGACGCTCAGAGCGGCATTCCCCAATGTCATCCGCTTCTGTTGCTGTGCAGCCGCTATATATTTGGGATACTGCTTCTGCGGATGGATCGTCCTGGGACCGTATCATACCAAG TTCCGCTCCCTGCCCATGGTATCCGAGTGCCTCTTTTCCCTCATCAACGGCGACGACATGTTTGTGACGTTCGCCGAGATGGAGCAAACCGGCACGCTGGTGTGGATCTTCAGCCAGGTCTACCTTTACACCTTCATCTCCCTCTTCATCTACATGGTGCTGTCACTCTTCATCGCGCTCATCACCGGAGCCTACGACACTATTATG GCCCAAACGCAAGAGCAGGTTCGCATCACTGATCTTCAGGCATTCATCGCTGAGTGCACCGACACACCTTGCTCCGGCAAGTTCCGAGGTCCTGAGGGGTCGTCGTGCTCTTTTTTCTGCTGCTGTGATTg A